From Vreelandella neptunia, the proteins below share one genomic window:
- a CDS encoding transketolase codes for MSQTATASRADVVEVLRQRAYKIRRHALRMGEVQGQGYVGQALGIADVLAVSYFRAMKLDPKNPDWEGRDRFLLSIGHYAIALYAALIEAGVISDEEIEDYGSDDSILPMSGMAGYTPGMEITGGSLGHGLGIGVGMALGLKRKESASRIFNLLSDGELNEGSTWEAVASAAHWKLDNLIAIVDVNDQQADDKSSTVLNYEPIADKWVAFGWETYRVDGNDLEALVEAFDSALASDANKPRVIICDTLMGRGVPFLEERDKNHFIRVDENEWSVALKQLDEVYGVQ; via the coding sequence ATGAGTCAAACAGCTACCGCGTCGAGGGCTGATGTTGTTGAGGTGCTTCGGCAGCGAGCTTACAAAATTCGCCGCCATGCCCTGCGGATGGGTGAGGTGCAAGGGCAGGGGTATGTTGGTCAAGCGCTCGGGATTGCCGACGTTTTGGCAGTGTCTTACTTCCGTGCCATGAAGCTGGATCCCAAGAACCCTGACTGGGAAGGGCGGGATCGTTTCTTGCTCTCTATCGGGCATTACGCCATCGCCTTGTACGCCGCTTTGATCGAGGCTGGTGTTATCAGCGACGAGGAGATCGAGGACTACGGCAGCGACGACAGCATTCTGCCAATGTCAGGTATGGCCGGTTACACGCCGGGCATGGAAATCACCGGTGGCTCTCTAGGTCATGGTCTTGGTATTGGTGTGGGCATGGCGCTAGGTCTCAAGCGTAAAGAGAGTGCTTCACGTATTTTTAACCTGCTTTCGGACGGTGAGCTAAATGAAGGCTCGACCTGGGAAGCTGTCGCCTCCGCAGCCCACTGGAAGCTGGACAACCTGATTGCCATTGTTGATGTCAACGATCAGCAAGCCGATGACAAATCGTCCACCGTGCTCAACTACGAGCCGATCGCTGATAAGTGGGTTGCGTTTGGGTGGGAAACCTACCGTGTTGATGGCAATGATCTTGAAGCGCTAGTCGAAGCCTTCGACAGTGCGCTAGCAAGTGATGCTAACAAGCCCCGGGTGATTATCTGCGACACGCTGATGGGCCGCGGTGTGCCTTTCCTCGAAGAACGTGACAAAAACCACTTTATTCGTGTCGATGAGAATGAGTGGAGTGTGGCGCTCAAACAGCTCGATGAAGTTTACGGTGTCCAGTAA
- a CDS encoding FadR/GntR family transcriptional regulator, which produces MSQIDPNLLDRLKEFVSVSELSKDGRLKLPAERALCEHFDMHRSSVRNVLSLLQSLGFIERKQGSGTFLKMPEPVFIQLYFELALKLNYISVDHLETAREMFEKEIVQAAAVNHQPHELKRLELLCEKIVTSSDVLEGIQADYEFHELLAIMAKNPAILIIFQGLSSVLKKVLHQRRILARQSKEAQKKTNETHIAIVAAVKTRDRELARQAMHDHFETWNQQTMRSFPKAEDSSLFAE; this is translated from the coding sequence ATGAGTCAGATCGATCCGAATCTTTTGGATAGACTTAAGGAGTTTGTGTCGGTCTCCGAACTGTCTAAAGATGGCCGGTTAAAGCTTCCGGCCGAAAGAGCGCTGTGTGAGCATTTTGATATGCATCGCTCGTCGGTTAGGAACGTCCTTTCTTTATTGCAAAGTCTTGGCTTCATCGAACGCAAGCAGGGGAGTGGTACTTTTCTTAAGATGCCCGAGCCTGTTTTTATCCAGCTCTATTTTGAGCTGGCGCTTAAGCTCAACTACATCTCCGTCGACCATCTTGAAACGGCTAGAGAGATGTTTGAAAAAGAGATCGTACAGGCGGCAGCTGTCAATCATCAGCCTCATGAGCTGAAAAGGCTTGAGTTGCTTTGCGAAAAAATCGTGACGTCATCCGATGTTCTTGAAGGGATTCAGGCGGATTATGAATTCCATGAACTGTTGGCCATTATGGCTAAAAACCCTGCCATATTGATTATTTTCCAAGGGTTATCATCGGTACTGAAAAAGGTGCTTCACCAGCGCAGGATTTTGGCCCGGCAGTCTAAAGAGGCACAAAAGAAAACTAACGAGACGCATATTGCTATTGTCGCAGCAGTTAAAACCCGTGACAGGGAGCTCGCGCGTCAAGCTATGCATGATCACTTTGAAACATGGAACCAGCAGACGATGCGCAGCTTTCCCAAAGCTGAGGATTCAAGTCTTTTTGCCGAGTAA
- a CDS encoding transketolase family protein, whose product MSAKKKLKTSAMIASIAGADQPTTSAPFGHALVEAAKKNPKIVGMTADLGKYTDLHIFAQACPDRYYQMGMAEQLLMMAGAGMAREGFIPFVTTYSVFASRRAYDFICLAIAEEKLNVKIVSALPGLTTGYGPSHQATEDIAIFRGMPNLTIIDPCDAVDIEQSVQAMVDFDGPVYLRLLRGKVPRVLDRFEGYQFEIGKAKRLLDGEDALIISSGLMTMRAIEAADELRETGTNVGVLHCATIKPLDTDTILEEVRRYPERPVFVAENHSIIGGLGESIASLLMKEGISVKFSQIGLPDEFLDAGALPTLHDRYGISTKEVIKTLKQPVA is encoded by the coding sequence ATGAGCGCCAAGAAGAAGCTAAAAACCTCGGCGATGATTGCGTCCATTGCCGGCGCAGACCAACCAACGACTTCCGCGCCCTTTGGTCATGCGCTGGTAGAGGCTGCTAAGAAAAACCCCAAGATTGTTGGCATGACAGCAGATCTAGGCAAATATACCGACCTACACATCTTCGCCCAGGCCTGCCCGGATCGCTACTACCAGATGGGCATGGCTGAGCAGCTACTCATGATGGCCGGTGCGGGTATGGCACGCGAAGGCTTTATACCTTTCGTGACGACCTATAGCGTTTTCGCCTCACGCCGTGCTTACGACTTTATTTGCCTAGCGATTGCCGAAGAGAAACTCAACGTCAAGATTGTCAGCGCACTTCCCGGGCTTACCACGGGCTATGGCCCGAGCCACCAGGCTACCGAAGATATCGCTATCTTCCGTGGCATGCCGAATCTAACCATTATTGACCCCTGTGATGCTGTCGATATCGAACAGTCAGTTCAGGCGATGGTGGATTTTGATGGCCCAGTTTACCTGCGCCTACTGCGTGGCAAGGTGCCTCGCGTGCTAGATCGCTTTGAAGGCTATCAATTCGAGATCGGCAAAGCGAAGCGTCTGCTGGATGGAGAGGATGCCCTGATCATCTCTTCTGGGCTCATGACGATGCGCGCAATCGAGGCCGCCGATGAGCTGAGAGAGACAGGCACCAACGTGGGCGTTTTGCACTGCGCTACGATCAAGCCGCTAGATACCGATACCATTCTGGAGGAGGTTCGTCGCTATCCTGAACGTCCCGTCTTCGTGGCCGAAAACCACTCAATCATTGGTGGTCTGGGCGAAAGCATTGCATCGCTGCTGATGAAAGAGGGGATATCCGTCAAATTCAGTCAGATCGGGCTTCCAGATGAATTTCTGGATGCCGGTGCTTTACCCACGTTGCATGATCGTTACGGCATTTCAACCAAGGAGGTGATCAAAACGTTAAAGCAGCCCGTTGCCTGA
- a CDS encoding TRAP transporter small permease — protein MTLSTESRSSEVGAPTSLLVSSKRVIYHIFKWVSIVAVVTIFVSLLLGVVVRYVFSTNLGWVAEVPNLVFPWLTMCAIVAAAARNEHIGVELVVEKLPRLPKKLVVLAVNLIAMIAFSFMAVNGLDVVEIAGTQRLPITRIGMSWAYWSVVVGFMGLAVVSLINIAMVLGGGDRFSEPQVSHGEDGV, from the coding sequence ATGACGCTCTCAACAGAGAGCCGCAGCAGTGAAGTGGGCGCGCCCACTTCACTGTTAGTGAGCTCAAAGCGTGTGATTTATCACATCTTCAAATGGGTGTCCATCGTCGCCGTTGTGACTATCTTCGTGTCGCTATTACTGGGTGTGGTGGTTCGCTATGTGTTTTCTACCAACTTGGGCTGGGTCGCAGAAGTTCCCAACTTGGTTTTTCCCTGGTTAACCATGTGCGCTATCGTCGCCGCTGCAGCAAGGAACGAGCACATTGGCGTTGAGCTGGTAGTCGAAAAGCTGCCGAGACTACCCAAGAAGTTAGTTGTATTGGCCGTCAATTTAATAGCAATGATCGCTTTTAGCTTTATGGCCGTTAACGGGCTAGATGTTGTCGAAATTGCAGGCACCCAGCGATTACCAATCACCCGTATCGGTATGTCCTGGGCTTATTGGTCGGTCGTGGTCGGCTTTATGGGTCTAGCGGTTGTTTCACTCATTAATATCGCGATGGTGCTGGGGGGCGGAGATCGCTTCTCAGAACCGCAAGTCTCGCACGGGGAGGATGGGGTATGA
- a CDS encoding NAD(P)-dependent oxidoreductase gives MQTIAFAGLGAMGWPMAIQLKEGGFQVMGMDVVEQTETAFNDRRVSLDEKSRYLAHCEALFIMVVNADQVRSVMFGTNSLEALGQGACVVQMSTIAPDDAAAISQEVTAIRPDLHFIDAPVSGGVVGAEAGELTIMAAGTQDALSKCRQAFEVLSKVVFEAGERPGQGASMKAVNQLLCGVHIAAAAEALALAEKSGIDASTILTLLQGSSASSWMLNDRGPRMIAEPSDITSVIDIFCKDMGIVCDSAKASKAFTPLAETARQLFISSAERGEGKLDDSQLIRTYRLLNGTA, from the coding sequence ATGCAAACTATCGCATTTGCAGGGCTGGGTGCCATGGGATGGCCTATGGCAATCCAGTTGAAAGAAGGTGGTTTTCAGGTGATGGGCATGGATGTCGTTGAACAAACGGAGACAGCCTTTAACGACAGGAGGGTTTCACTCGATGAAAAGTCTCGATATCTGGCTCATTGCGAAGCACTTTTTATCATGGTGGTGAATGCTGATCAGGTGCGTTCTGTGATGTTTGGTACCAACAGTCTTGAAGCGCTTGGACAAGGTGCTTGTGTTGTCCAAATGTCGACCATTGCTCCGGACGATGCGGCGGCTATCTCACAAGAAGTCACGGCGATTAGGCCTGACCTTCACTTCATCGATGCCCCGGTGTCAGGCGGGGTGGTAGGCGCCGAGGCGGGTGAACTCACGATTATGGCAGCGGGCACCCAAGACGCTTTGTCGAAATGCCGTCAAGCATTTGAAGTGTTGAGCAAAGTTGTATTTGAAGCTGGGGAACGGCCGGGGCAGGGCGCGTCGATGAAGGCGGTTAATCAACTGCTATGCGGTGTGCACATTGCCGCCGCTGCAGAAGCGTTGGCACTGGCAGAGAAGAGCGGTATTGATGCCTCAACAATACTAACGCTTTTACAGGGCTCATCAGCTTCCAGCTGGATGCTGAATGATCGTGGCCCTCGGATGATCGCCGAGCCCAGTGATATTACCAGTGTGATCGATATCTTCTGCAAAGACATGGGCATTGTCTGCGACTCAGCCAAGGCCTCCAAGGCGTTTACGCCATTGGCTGAAACCGCGCGTCAGCTATTTATATCCAGCGCTGAGCGAGGAGAAGGCAAGTTAGATGACAGCCAACTGATTCGCACTTATCGATTACTCAACGGAACTGCCTAA
- a CDS encoding TRAP transporter large permease produces the protein MTAQMLIGFVLFLLMAMPVGYSLVISGWAALSVFGPMPSSMAVMKIFQPTQSFPLLAIPFFILSGGLMMSGKLGQKLVGLASMLVGKYHGGLGQVTVVGSTVFGGVSGSSVAEASALGSMLIPWQKREGYPGAFGAAVTSASSVIAGLMPPSIPLILFATVSNTSIASLFIAAVIPALMLAGGMMLACNLIGRRRGFPRLTLKYTGAEIRNTLFTALPALLMPVFIVVLLRAGIATPTEVSVIAVAYALVVSSVIYRDLTAERVMSALTNTVITTGIVMLIIAAANIIAYILTSGGVPQAVAQWAVEYLKHPILIILAINLLMLFIGMFLDLPAAILLLGPTLVSIANAIGLDLVQLGIIMCVNLSIGLFTPPIGTTLFVSSAIARERIGAVVKELGPFYLVAIVVLLLVSYVPALIIY, from the coding sequence ATGACGGCCCAGATGCTCATTGGCTTTGTCCTGTTTCTATTAATGGCGATGCCTGTTGGTTACTCGTTGGTTATAAGCGGTTGGGCGGCGCTATCCGTTTTTGGCCCTATGCCATCCAGTATGGCGGTTATGAAGATTTTTCAGCCCACACAAAGTTTCCCGCTGCTGGCGATACCCTTCTTTATACTTTCTGGTGGGCTGATGATGTCTGGCAAACTAGGACAGAAGTTAGTGGGTTTAGCCTCCATGTTAGTGGGTAAATATCACGGCGGGCTCGGCCAGGTCACCGTGGTGGGCTCCACTGTATTTGGAGGGGTCTCGGGGTCTTCGGTAGCAGAAGCGTCCGCACTGGGTTCCATGCTTATCCCTTGGCAAAAGAGAGAGGGTTATCCTGGCGCTTTCGGTGCTGCCGTTACCTCCGCCTCCTCTGTGATTGCTGGCTTGATGCCGCCTTCTATCCCGCTCATTTTGTTTGCTACTGTCTCTAACACCTCTATTGCATCACTGTTTATTGCCGCTGTAATTCCAGCGTTAATGCTTGCGGGGGGCATGATGCTGGCCTGCAATCTCATTGGCAGACGACGCGGGTTCCCACGTCTTACGCTCAAGTACACTGGCGCTGAAATAAGAAACACGCTGTTCACCGCTTTGCCAGCGTTGTTGATGCCGGTATTTATCGTTGTGCTACTGCGTGCGGGGATTGCCACACCCACTGAGGTAAGTGTCATTGCCGTTGCCTATGCGCTGGTGGTCAGTTCGGTTATTTATCGGGATCTGACGGCTGAACGCGTCATGAGTGCGCTGACAAACACAGTGATTACCACTGGCATTGTGATGCTCATCATCGCGGCGGCCAACATCATTGCTTATATTCTGACGTCAGGCGGTGTCCCGCAGGCCGTCGCTCAATGGGCTGTCGAGTATCTAAAACACCCTATTTTGATCATTTTGGCGATCAACTTGCTGATGCTGTTTATCGGCATGTTCCTCGATTTGCCCGCTGCCATCTTGCTGTTAGGGCCAACGCTGGTCTCCATCGCCAACGCGATTGGGCTAGATCTGGTGCAGCTTGGCATCATCATGTGCGTGAACCTCAGCATTGGTCTGTTCACGCCCCCCATCGGTACCACTCTGTTTGTCTCTTCTGCTATTGCCCGTGAACGTATTGGCGCCGTGGTAAAGGAGCTGGGGCCTTTCTATTTGGTGGCCATTGTCGTGTTGCTGCTGGTGTCCTACGTGCCAGCTCTGATTATTTACTGA
- a CDS encoding SDR family NAD(P)-dependent oxidoreductase — translation MLLKDKVCIVTGAAGEKGIGLRTAKLFYEHGASVVISDINEQACEKVRSEFDPERSLIVVGNVVSRDDCFNLAKAAMDKFGRIDVLINNAGITQPVKFEEILPEDYDRILDVNLRGMLYMSQAVVPHMKAARSGSIINTSSVSAQRGGGIFGGPHYSAAKAGMLGLGKAMARELGAFGIRINSVTPGLIATDITAGKLDDQMKAKILEGIPLARMGTPEDVAKAFLFLASDLSSYITGATLDVNGGMHIH, via the coding sequence ATGTTACTTAAAGACAAAGTATGTATCGTCACGGGCGCCGCAGGTGAAAAAGGCATCGGCTTAAGAACAGCCAAGCTCTTCTATGAGCACGGAGCTTCAGTCGTCATTTCCGATATCAATGAGCAAGCCTGCGAGAAAGTGCGCAGTGAGTTTGACCCTGAGCGCTCACTAATAGTGGTTGGAAACGTAGTGAGCCGTGATGATTGCTTCAATTTAGCGAAGGCCGCCATGGATAAATTTGGTCGCATTGATGTGCTCATAAATAACGCTGGTATTACTCAGCCGGTAAAGTTCGAAGAGATTTTGCCAGAAGACTATGATCGCATCCTGGATGTTAACCTCCGTGGCATGCTCTATATGTCGCAGGCTGTCGTACCACATATGAAAGCGGCAAGGTCAGGCTCGATTATTAACACCTCTTCGGTTTCCGCGCAGAGGGGAGGCGGTATTTTTGGGGGGCCGCATTACAGTGCCGCCAAGGCAGGCATGTTGGGGCTGGGCAAGGCCATGGCAAGAGAGCTTGGTGCTTTTGGCATTCGCATTAACTCCGTCACGCCGGGGTTAATTGCTACAGACATCACCGCTGGCAAGCTTGACGACCAGATGAAAGCCAAGATTTTAGAAGGCATTCCGCTGGCACGAATGGGCACTCCCGAGGATGTAGCCAAGGCCTTCCTGTTTTTGGCGAGTGATCTGTCCAGCTACATTACAGGGGCCACCCTGGATGTTAACGGCGGTATGCACATTCATTGA
- a CDS encoding TRAP transporter substrate-binding protein, translated as MKKTVLASVIASAFFISGNAAAQQTLQLAHNAAEGNPKWDASELFAELVEEGTNGELIVDVGGNAQYGDDMEAITQMRMGTLAFSTNSQGATSSVVPQFSVLGLPFLFNSLPSAWKVMDGEVGDELKRLSEEKGLVLLALWDNGIRHVSNNVRPIETPDDLEGLKIRTPPDEMTVDIFEALGANPTPMNFSELYIALEQGVVDGQENPLMNIYSSKLHEVQDYISLTGHKYESTPLLMSKMVWDSLSPEHQEVIQQAAIEAGEFNRQASLEADDTLRSAMEEAGVAFNQVNPEPFIEATSSVYDQWAEEYPELVDMVVNAAQRESQ; from the coding sequence ATGAAAAAAACAGTCCTTGCTTCTGTCATTGCCAGCGCCTTTTTCATTAGTGGTAATGCCGCCGCTCAGCAAACCCTGCAACTCGCCCACAATGCGGCGGAAGGTAACCCCAAGTGGGATGCTTCAGAACTCTTCGCAGAGCTCGTCGAAGAAGGAACGAATGGGGAATTAATAGTCGATGTTGGTGGCAATGCTCAATATGGCGACGACATGGAAGCCATTACCCAGATGAGAATGGGAACCTTGGCTTTTAGCACCAATAGCCAGGGTGCAACATCCAGCGTAGTACCCCAGTTCTCGGTTCTGGGGTTACCGTTTCTGTTTAACTCTCTTCCCAGTGCTTGGAAGGTTATGGATGGCGAAGTTGGTGATGAACTGAAAAGGCTTTCTGAAGAGAAGGGGCTCGTGCTACTGGCGCTGTGGGATAACGGCATTCGTCATGTCAGCAATAATGTTCGCCCTATTGAGACCCCTGATGACTTGGAAGGCCTTAAGATTCGAACCCCTCCCGATGAGATGACGGTTGATATCTTTGAGGCGCTGGGCGCAAACCCAACCCCAATGAATTTCTCTGAGCTCTATATTGCTCTTGAACAAGGGGTCGTTGACGGTCAGGAAAATCCGTTAATGAATATTTACTCATCCAAGCTTCACGAAGTACAGGATTATATTTCCTTAACCGGCCACAAGTATGAGTCAACCCCGCTGCTTATGAGCAAGATGGTGTGGGATTCGCTTTCACCAGAACACCAAGAAGTGATTCAGCAAGCGGCCATTGAGGCGGGTGAATTTAATCGTCAAGCATCACTTGAGGCCGATGATACGCTGAGAAGCGCGATGGAAGAGGCCGGCGTCGCTTTTAACCAAGTTAATCCTGAGCCGTTCATCGAAGCCACCTCATCCGTTTATGACCAGTGGGCAGAAGAGTACCCAGAGCTGGTTGATATGGTCGTCAATGCGGCTCAGCGTGAGTCGCAATAA
- a CDS encoding sugar phosphate isomerase/epimerase family protein: MPSFISVSTAAYDGYGFDVILPSLAQCGVRNVEFAFIDGYVEAFTDSDFTEAFAGELKSEMQRHGQQCRYFSGHIDLGIENAAARLEARCRFASSLGASCVITNAATRERAETFFAQADTLAAIAENYGLRILLENPGNGVPNLLDHASDAPRLLERLDSQAFGINYDIGNLLAHRPTREPLEDARAAMNIADHFHLKPCARREGGIDFVPLGAGDVNDTALALELLRQNKPFSLELPFRLHRDANAQPWRDEQPLPLDVIESRISCSLMELSSLHKQLTTNQ; this comes from the coding sequence ATGCCCAGTTTTATATCTGTCAGCACCGCGGCTTACGACGGCTATGGGTTCGATGTGATTTTGCCATCGCTAGCGCAATGTGGCGTAAGGAACGTGGAGTTTGCCTTTATCGATGGCTATGTGGAGGCCTTTACTGACAGTGACTTTACTGAGGCTTTCGCTGGCGAGCTAAAAAGTGAAATGCAGCGCCATGGTCAGCAGTGCCGCTATTTTTCCGGCCATATTGATTTGGGCATTGAAAACGCAGCCGCCAGGCTTGAAGCACGCTGTCGTTTTGCTTCGTCTTTAGGGGCCTCCTGCGTAATTACTAACGCCGCTACGCGCGAGCGCGCAGAAACTTTCTTTGCACAGGCCGATACCCTGGCTGCGATTGCTGAAAATTATGGTCTGCGCATTCTGCTTGAGAATCCCGGTAATGGTGTTCCCAATTTACTCGACCACGCCAGTGACGCGCCGCGCTTGCTTGAGCGACTGGACTCCCAGGCCTTCGGTATTAATTACGATATCGGCAACCTGTTAGCCCACCGCCCAACCCGAGAACCGCTTGAAGATGCACGTGCGGCAATGAATATTGCCGATCATTTTCATCTTAAACCCTGTGCGCGCCGTGAGGGCGGCATCGATTTCGTCCCATTGGGAGCAGGAGATGTGAATGACACTGCGCTGGCGTTGGAGCTCCTTCGCCAGAATAAGCCGTTTTCACTCGAGCTTCCATTCCGCCTGCATCGCGATGCCAATGCCCAACCTTGGCGTGATGAGCAACCTCTGCCACTCGATGTCATCGAGTCGCGCATTTCCTGCTCTCTTATGGAGCTGTCATCACTCCACAAACAACTTACTACAAACCAATAA